The genomic segment CGTCTATTTCACCAAGGATCTTTCTGCCGAAGGCCTCATCAAGTTGTACAACAAGGTGAACCAGAATATTTCCGGCAAGGTGGCCATCAAGGTTCACACCGGCGAAAAGAACGGCCCCAACATTTTGCCCCGCGAATGGGTGAAGGCTGTGCAGGCCCTGATTCCCAATTCCAATATCGTGGAAACCAACACTTACTACCATCCCAGCGACCGCGACACCACCGAAAAGCATCGCGAGACTTTGAAGGTAAACGGCTGGACTTTCTGCCCTGTAGATATCATGGACGAAGAAGGCACTGTGATGCTCCCTGTTCCTGGCGGCAAGCACTTTAAGGAAATGAGCATGGGCGGCCACATCGTGAATTACGATTCCATGGTGGTGCTGACCCACTTCAAGGGCCATACCATGGGCGGTTTCGGCGGTTCCCTCAAGAACATCGCCATCGGCTGTGCCGACGCCAATGTGGGCAAGAAGATGATCCACGAAAAGATGGAAGATCCGGATTACAACGCAAAGCCGGAACTTTACCCCAAGTGGAGCAATAGCGGCAAGCGCTTCATGGAAGCCATGGCTGAATCCGGCAAGGCGACTGTCAATCATTTCAAGGGCAAGATGTGCTTTATCAATGTACTGCGCCGTATGTCCGTGGACTGCGACTGTGCTGGCGTTGGCGCTGCCGAACCCACCTGCCGTGACATCGGTATCCTTGCTTCCACCGATATTCTCGCTGTGGACCAGGCCAGCGTAGACATGGTTTACAAGCTGCCCATTGGCGAACTGAAGGATATCAAGGAACGTATCGAAACTCGCGAAGGCTTGCATCAGCTCCCTGCCATGGAAGCTCTGAAGATGGGCAACCGCAAGTATCGTATCATTGAACTTTAATAAAAAGGCCGTTATGGATCGTCGTGATTTTCTTAAGGTTTCTGCGGGTGCCGTTGCTGTGGCTGGTCTTGCAAGTGCAGCAAACGCCGCTAACGCTGCTCCTGCAAAAAACTCCAAGGAGGACAAGGTGTCTACCGTCTATTTTACTAAGGATCTCAGTGCCGCTGGCGTTCTGAAACTTTACGAAAAGGTGAAGCAGAACATCTCTGGCAAGGTGGCCATCAAGCTCCATACCGGCGAACCTAACGGCCCTAACATTATTCCCCGCGAATGGGATGAAGCCTTGCAGAAGGCCATTCCTAACAGCACTATCGTAGAAACCAACACTCTTTACCAGGGCGGACGTTATACTACTGCAGACCACCGCAAGGCTCTCGAAGTCAATGGCTTTACCAAGTTCACCGTGGTGGACATTATGGACGAAGACGGCGAAACTCCCATTCCAGTGAAGGACGGTTACTGGCTCAAGGAATTGCATGTAGGCAAGCACATGCTGAACTACGATTCCATGGTGGTGTTCACCCACTTCAAGGGTCATGCCATGGGCGGCTTCGGCGGCTCCATGAAGAACATTGCCATCGGCTGTGCCGGCGGTCAGATAGGCAAGCGTGAAGTCCACATGAATACTTCCGACGTGAATGCCTCTGCCGATTGGATTATGGGTGCCAAGTTCATGGAACTGATGGGCGACTCCGCCAAGGCCACCTGCGATCATTTCAAGGGCAAGATGTGCTTTATCAATGTGCTGCGCCGTATGTCCGTGGACTGCGACTGCGCTGGTACCAGTGCCGCGGAACCCACCTGCCGTGACATCGGTATCCTTGCGTCTACCGACATTCTGGCTGTGGACCAGGCCAGTATCGACATGGTGTACAAGCTTCCGCCTAAGGAACTGAAGGACCTGAAGGAACGAATTGAGTCCCGCGAAGGTCTGCATCAGCTTGATGCCATGGAACACCATAAGATGGGTTCCCGCAAGTACAAGCTGGTGGAAGTTTTGTAACTTTCCATTGAACGGAAATTTTTATAAAGCGTCGAGGTTCCCATGTCTCTTGGAATTCCAGAAATCATCCTGATTGTTGTTGTGGTTTTGCTGCTGTTCGGTGGCAAGCGCATTCCTGAACTGGCCCGCTCTCTTGGCCGTGCCCAGCACGAATACAAGAAGGCAAAGGACGCCCTGAAGGAAGAAGCTGAAGATTTGCAAAAGACCGTTGAAAAGGTCGGCGAAGCAGAAGCCAAGAAGGAACAGGGCTAAAAGGACGACTTTGGTGCGGCCAAGTCATCCTCGCGAAAGCGAGGATCTAGCTTCGGATGATCAGTAAAGATTCTCAGGAACAGACGTTGGTCTCTCATTTGGAGGCCTTGCGTACGGCGCTGATTCACTGTTTTGTGGCGCTAGGCATCGGGATTATCCCGATGTTTTTGTTGTCGTCCTATGTTCTTGACTGGTTCAGCGCAGAACTTGTGGCCCAGAGTGGTGCCACCCTCCATTACTTTTCCCCAATGGAAGTGTTCCTGCTGCAACTAAAAATCGCGGCACTTATGGATTGCGTCATCTGTTCTCCGTACATTGCCTGGAACTTGTGGAAGTTCGTGCTGCCGGGCCTTTACGAAAACGAACGGAAGTTTGTTCGTTCTATCGTGTGGATGACCAGCGGGCTTTTTGTTTCGGGCGTGGTGTTCTGCCTGGGAATTTGCTTTCCGCTGGTGGTGCGCTTCGGTATGAGTTTTGAAAGTGCGAACCTGCAGCCGATTTTCGGTGTAGAAAATATCGTTACCCTGGCGCTGTGGCTGTCTCTCGCCTTTGGATGCATGTTCCAGTTCCCGCTGGTGACTTACGCCTTGATTCGTTCCGGCGTTGTTTATTACGAAACCGTCTGTCACGCCCGCCCTTATGTGGTGGTGGGCATTCTTGTGTTGGCCGCATTGCTGACTCCTCCGGATATTATTAGCCAGCTGATTCTGGGCGCTCCCACTTACTTGCTTTTCGAAGCCGGCCTGTTTGCCGCACGAAAGTATAAAGGCGAACAGTTCAAGGAATACAACGAAGAAAATGCTCCGAACAGGGTGGAACCGAAAACTCAGGAATCGCGCAGCACCCAAGATTCCGCGACGCAGAAATCTGCAAATCAAGATTCCCAGGATGATGTGGACTTTACAAAGGCTTCTTCTCCGTATCAAGTTGGAACAGAGCGGAATGCAGACAAGTGGAAACCTAATTAATGATGGCTTAAAGGATTATGACTGAGCTGGAAAAAATGTTGGCAGGGAAAATTTATGATCCCGCGGATGAAACCTTGGCAAAGCTAAGGTCGAAGGCTCATGGATTATGCCTGAAATATAATCAGCTGCTTGAAACGGATTCCTCTCGCCAGAACATTCTTGATGAACTTTTGCCTCATAGGGGAGAAAACGTATATCTGCAAGGGCCCATTCAGTTTGACTATGGATGTAATACCTTTATAGGCAAGAATTCCTATGCCAATTTCAATTTTACATGTCTTGATTGTTGCCCTGTAACTATTGGTGAAAATGTTTTCTTTGGTCCTAATGTATCTCTGTTGACACCTATACATCCTTTAAGATATCAGGATCGAAATCCTTATCGCAGGGAAGATGGCGTTAACACGGATCGCGAGTACGCAAAACCGATCATCATTAAGGATAATTGCTGGATTGCGGGAAACGTTACCATATGTGGTGGCGTTACTATTGGAGCGGGCTCCGTGATAGGTGCAGGAAGTGTCGTAACCAGGGATATTCCTGAAAATGTATTGGCAGCAGGTGTTCCCTGCAAGGTGATTCGCGAAATTACGGAAGAGGATCGCCTGGAAAATCATCCGGAATTATTTTGAAGAATTTGACTATGAAGAACTCTCTTGCAAATGAACGTTATGAAGACATTGGCTTTGCCAAGCTGGATATCAGCCGTGAAAAACGTACTGGTACAGCCGAGGCAATCTACTGCTCCGGAAAAACAAAGGAACAGCTTCTGAAAATTCTCCAGACCTTCAAGGAGAATGGATGTTCCGTTCTCGGAACCAAGTGTAGCGCCGAACAGTACGAGTTTGTAAGAGCGAAAATGCCCCAAGCTTGCTATAACGAAACTGCAAAAATCATCTCCATAAAAGCGGTCAAGGGCGATCATTCCAACGCTTCAAAGAAATCAGCAAAACTGCGCGGAACAGTCGCGGTCTGCTGTGCAGGAACCGCTGATTTGCCCATCGCTGAAGAAGCTGCCATGACCGCTGAATTTTTTGGAGCCAAGGTTTCGCGACATTATGATGTTGGCATTGCCGGCCTCCATCGTTTGCTTTCCAAAATTGATGAAATTCGCAAGGCGGATGTGGTTATCGCTGTGGCTGGTATGGAAGGGGCGCTGGCTGGTGTCATTGCTGGGCTCGTAAAAGCACCCGTGATTGCAGTGCCGACATCCGTTGGCTACGGCGCCTCGTTTCAAGGTGTCGCACCACTTCTAACAATGCTGAATACCTGCGCCGAGGGCGTTACCGTGGTGAACATCGACAACGGTTTTGGCGCTGCCGTAAGCGCTTGCCGTATGCTGAGGATTAAGTAATTATGAAATATCTTTATCTGGACGGATCTTGTGGAATCAGTGGCGACATGACTGTTGCCGCCTTGCTGGATTTGGGCGCATCCCGTGAAAAGCTGGAGGCTGCCATCAACAGCATGCACCTGGATGGAATGCATTGCCACTTCGGTCGTGGAAATTCCTACAGTATCGCTGGAGCAACTTTTGATGTCCATGTGCATACCCATCATGGCGAAGAAAGCGCAGACCACGTGCATGCTCACGAAGAAGGTTACGTAGAACACCACCACGAGCATCACCACTCTCACGAGCATCGTCATCTAAAGGAATGTTACGACATCCTGGACCATGTAGCAGGTCATGGAACTCTTTCCCAGAATGCACTCGCCATTGCCAAGAAAATTTTTCTGATTATCGCCGAAGCAGAAGCAAAGGCCCACGGCGTCGCTGTAGAGGATGTTCACTTTCATGAAGTGGGCGCCATCGACTCCATCGTAGATATTATGGCGGTGGCCATCTTGGTAGATGACTTGCAGGAAACTCAAGGTGTTTCTCAAGTTGTGGTGACTGGCCTTAATGAAGGTACGGGTTTTGTACAAACCCAGCACGGTATGCTTCCGATTCCTGTTCCCGCAGTGGCAAGCATTGCAGAAGCTGCAGGCATTGCACTTCACATTACCGAAACCAAGGGCGAAATGGTGACTCCTACGGGTATTGGCGTCGTTGCCGCTCTCCGCACCTGCGAAAAACTTCCGGCCAACTACAAAATTTTAAAGTCTGGCATTGGTCTTGGCAAACGCGACTTTGGCCGCGCCAATTTCCTTCGCGCCCAGATTATTGAAGATGTTAGTTCCACGGGCAATTCCCCAAACGACTTGAACGTCACCATTCTGGAATGCAGCATCGATGACGCAAGCCCCGAGGAACTTGGCCTTGCCATGGATAAGATCATGGAAACTGGCGCCCGCGACGTTCATTTTATCCCGTGCTACATGAAAAAGAATCGCCCCGGTATTTTGCTTCGCGCCATTGTAGATGGCGAAAAAATGGGGCAGGTTGAAACCGCTATTTTCAAGAATACAACAACCATCGGACTTCGTAGAATTCCCGTAGTTCGCAACTGCATGAGCCGCAGTTTCCTGGATGTTGAAACGCCCTTTGGAGTGGTAACTGTCAAGAAATGCGAACTTGGCGATATCGTGAAGTTTAAACCTGAGTTTGAAAGCGTCAAGGAAGTTGCTGAAAAGGCGGGAGTCTCCTTCCGTGAAATTTTTGACGCCGCAAGATCAAAAGCTCGTTAAGGAAGTATGAAACATCTATTTGGTTTGCTTTATGCCGCATTTGTGATGTGGCCTCTATGCGCTTGCGCAGATTCTGGTTCAAGTGCGGAACAGAACTCAATCGCTGTTGAAAATAGTTCATCAAGCGAACAATCCGTCCAAATTAGCAGTTCCTCATCGGCAAAAATTGAAATGAACAAAATCAAGATCACCATCGGCTCTCAAGAATTCACAGCAACTCTGGCAGACAACGCCACTGCCAAGGCATTTGCCGAACGTCTTCCCCTGACCGTTTCCATGACAGAACTTCACGGCAACGAATATTACGTCTACCTAGATTCCGGTTTCAAGACCACAGGCTACGCCCCCGACACAATCAAGAAAGGCGACATCAAGGTTTATGGTTCCGACTGCCTCGTCTTTTTCTACGAGACCTTCAGCAATCCAGGCTACAGTTACAGCGACATCGGAACTTTTGAAAATCCAGACAGTTTAAAGGACTCCCTAAAAGCTGGCGCCAAAAAAATCACAATCCAAAGTTTTTAATTCACGCAGCATTTTCATGGAGACACGCAAATGAAAAAAGTTCTCGTTATTTCTTCCAGCCTCCGTAAGGGAAGCAACTCCGACATTCTTGCAAAAGAGTTCGCCAAGGGCGCAAAGGACGCCGGTAACGAAGTGGAATACATTTCCCTGCAGGGCAAGAATATCGCATTCTGTCGCGGTTGCCTCGCCTGCCAAAAGAAGGGCAAGTGCGTCATCAAGGACGACGCCAACGAAATCACCGAAAAGATGAAGAACGCAGAAGTCATCGCCTTTGCAACGCCCATCTATTACTACGAAATGTGCGGTCAGCTAAAAACCATGCTGGACCGTGCCAATTCCCTTTACGCAAGCGAATACAAGTTCCGCGAAATCTACCTGCTGGCCACCGCCGCAGAAAATGAAAAGACCACCCCGAAGAACGCCATAAACGGAATCAAGGGCTGGATAGCCTGTTTCGACAACGTCAAGCTGAAGGGAACTGTTTTCGCCAGCGCCTTCGAGCCCAAGGAAACCGCAAGCAACAAGATCGCTCTCGCCGAAGCCTACAAGAAGGGAAGCAAGGTATAAAACGTCGCCCCCAACACGGTGGTAGGCGGCGTCCCTGCGAAAGTCATAAAGACAATTTAACGCTATTGTGACTTACTTCTCAAACAGGTTCTGTGCATTTTTGTACAGGACCTGTTCTACATTTTGAGAAACAATTTCTTGCAGATTTTTCTTTAGAATAGACAAGTTCTTTATCAGAACAGGTTCAGCGACGTAGGGATAATCCGTTCCATAAAGCAGATGTTCGGGAGTGGTAATTGTCAAAAGTTCACGAATAGTTTCTGGAGTTGCGGCCCCAGCCAAGTCGTAGTAGAAAGCTTCCAAATTCTTTGCGATGTCGACGCCTTTCAAATACCCGCCGTTATCAGGGCTGGGGCGCAGGCAATGTCAAAATGGAAGTCTGTATGCCGGCGGCATCCATAAACTTGATATGTTTTTCAAGATTCCACTGAGGAATGGGAAAATCTTCATCAAGAAGGGCATTATGTTTTTCCAAATAATCCCGATAGGATTTAGGAATCATGTGGGAATGGGTATCGATGGGTTTCTGTGCGTAAGTCATATTTGCAAGAACAAAGATTGGTAGGATTTTCAGTAAAAGCTTTTTCATAAACCACAATATAATACCTAGAGTTCGCTCAAAGTCAATGGGTAGAGCGCAAAAAATCGCCACACATTTTCAGTGGGCGACTTTTCTAGAAATTGAATTTATGTGCTATTGCGAAAAGTTGAATCTTATCGCACAAAGTTCATGGGCTGCCAGGGTTCCTTGGCTTCAACCTCTGCGGTGCCGGTGGCGAACTTTTTCAGCATAAAAGCCATGTTGTTTGCCAAGGTACGCATGGTCTGCATGCCTTCTGTATCTTGGGCGGATTCCGCTTCATTGCGGCCGTAGGCGATGTTCCAATACTGGGAAGTAACGATAGGCATGTTCAGCATCTGGAAAGGCATTTGCAAAGTTTGGAATGCAGCAGACGCACCACCGCGACGGCACACGCAAACAGCGGCAGCGGGCTTGCCCTGGAAATATGCGCCGGCAGCGTAAGCCATGCGCTGGATCAAGGAAAGTACGGAACCGTTGGGCTGGCCCCAGTAAACCGGAGAACCAACAATCAATGCGTCGCTGGTTTCCATCTTGGCGATGACTTCGTTACAGATGTCTTCGTCAAAGGCGCAGCGGCAATTGCCCTTGGTCTTGCAAACGTTACAGGCAATGCAGCCACGAACGGCCTTGTTGCCGATCCACACGATTTCGCTATCGATGCCGTTCTTCTTCAGCTGTTCTGCAGCTTCGTTCAATGCGGTAAAAGTGTTGCCATTCTTGCGGGGGCTTCCGTTAATCAATAAAACTTTCATTTTGTTACCTCTGTTGCAAATATAATTTCTAGAATTTTTTGTGAAATTACCAGTTTTCAAAACGGCGTCCCGTATCCATTCCGCCAATCTTTTTCATTTCTTCGGCAGATAATTCAATGTCGAAGATGTTGAAATTTTCTTCCAAGTATTTGAGCGAATCAATTCCCGGAATGGCGATGTAGCCGGCCTGAATATGCCAGCGTAAATCCACCTGAGCTGCTGTTTTTCCGTGAGCTTTCGCAATTTCTTTCAGCGTAGAATTGCCAAGAGTTTTCTGGGTATTTCCGCGACCGCCGAGTGGATAGTAGGATTCCACAACAGTGCCGTACTTGGCCACATATTTCTGGAATTCCGTATTCTGGTACAGCGGATGATTTTCATTCTGCACAACTGCAGGCTTTATTTTTGCACCTGCGGTCACACGCTCAAATTCCTCTGCGGTATAATAATTGGAAATTCCGATGGAGCGAATCTTCCCCGCAGCAACGCCTTTTTCTAGAGCCTTGTAGACGCCGTCGTCATTAGGTCCCGATTGATGAACAAGCATCAAGTCAATATAATCCAATCCCAATGTTTCATTGGACTCGTCAATAGCCTTTTCCGGATTACGGTAATAGCCTGGCATCACCTTGGTAGTCACGAAAACATCTTCACGTTTCACAAGGCCATCCTTGATGGCGCGGCGAACGCCTTCACCTACGCCCTTTTCGTTGCCGTAATACTCCGCCGTATCAAAAAGGCGATAGCCCATCTTGATTGCTTCATAAACAGCATCCGATGCAAAAGAATCGCTCATAGTCCAGGTTCCAAGACCAAGAACCGGCATGGAGTAGCCGCTATTCAACTTGATTGTATTCGCACTTGGCACAGCCTCACCTCCACTGACCTGGGGTTCACTTTCCACATTTTTTGCTGCAACACTTTCGCTGGAGCAACCCAGCAAAAACGTCGCCGACGCCACAAGAAAACTTGAAAGGAGGTTTTTCATATTCATAATTTAACACCTAGAGTTGACTCAATGTCAAATCATTTTTTATAAAAAAAGAAGGCAGCAAGCCACCTTCTTTTCAAATGCATTTCGCAACGGTTCAAGTCGATTACTTCAGGTTGGTCTTGAAGAATTCGTCAAGTTTTGCAAAGGGAATCTTTTCCATGTTGTCGTAAAGATCCACATGAGATGCTCCAGGAATCACCAGAAGTTCCTTGTTGGAAGGATTTGGATTTGCCTTGATGCCTGCAGCAGGATTGCCTTCAACCATGTACTTGTAAGCATCCTTGCCGAAGTAGAAGGAATGAGCCTTGTCACCGTGCATTACGAGAACAGCGGAACGAATTTCGTTGGTGTAACGGAGGAAGCGGGCGTTAGCATAAGCCTGGGTGCCTGTAGCGTTCCATCCGTCGTTGGAATTGCCAGAGCGTTTGTGGTAACCGCGGGGAGTCTTGTAGTAAGCGAAATAATCCTTCACAAAATAGGGAGCGTCATCCGGAAGCGGGTCCACAACGCCACCGGCACGCAGGTAGGAACCTGCGGCGCGATCCTTTACGCGCTGGGCTGCGAGAGCCTTGCGGCCTTCGTAACGGGCTTCTTCATTGTCAGCAGAATCGAAGTAACCGTTGCCACCCACGCGGGTCATGTCATACATGGTGCTTGCCACAGTTGCCTTGATGCGTGTATCGGCGGCAGCAGCGTTCAAGGCGATGCCACCCCAACCGCAAATACCGATAATGCCGATGCGTTCAGCATCCACATTTTCCTGGGCGCCGAGGAAGTCTACAGCAGCCATAAAGTCTTCGGTGTTGATATCCGGAGAAGCTACACGGCGGGGCATGCCGCTGCTTTCACCAGTAAAGCTTGGGTCAAATGCGATGGACAAGAAGCCCTTTTCAGCCATGGTCTGTGCGTAAAGACCACTGGACTGTTCCTTCACGGCGCCGAAGGGGCCTGAAACAGCGATGGCCGGGAACTTGCCGTTTGCAGCAAGGCTTGCATCCTTCGGGATGTACATATCGGCAGCCAAGGTGATGCCGAAATTGTTGGCGAAGGTCACCTTCTTGTGATCCACCTTTTCACTCTTTTTGAAAACCTTGTCCCATTCTTGAGTCAGTTCCAATTTTTCATTCTGTGCCATAGTGGTCTCGTTTGCGGAGTAGTTTGTTTTTGCGGAAGCCTGGCTTGCATCGTTCTTGTCGCAGCAAGCGGTGAATAATGCAGTGCCCAGGGCGATGCCAATTCCTGCGGCAATTTTTGTAGTAATGTTCATGTTGTCCTCTTATTTAATGTTTAAACTTTGATGTCCTTGATTTTCTTTGCCGGAACGCCAGCCACAACTGTTTTGGGTTCCACATTTTTTGTTACTACGGCGGCGGCTGCCACAATGGCTCCATAACCGATTGTAACTCCTGGCAGAATAATGGCTCCAGCACCAATCCAGACGTTGTCCTCGATGTGAATCGGTTTAAAGACCATATCGCCGCGATGCTCTGGATCTTGGTTGTGGTTGATTGTGCAAAGAGTCACGTTGTGCCCGAATAGTACTCCGTTACCAATACGGATGCCGCCCTGATCCTGGAACTTGCAACCAGAATTGATAAATACGTTTTCTCCAATAAAGGTGTTCTTGCCGCAATCGGTGTTGAACGGCGGGAACATTCCTGTGCTTTCGGGAACAGCGATTCCCCAAAGGTCCGAAAGAAGCTTGCGTAGTTCTTCTGGCTCGTGATACCTACTGTTGATTTCCGCTGTGATGCGAAGGGCTTCCTGGGAGTATCTGTGCATTTGCTGGTGTACATCGGACCCTGCGATGACGGGTTTTCCTGAAGCCATGTATTCACGAAATTCTTCTATAGACATGCTAAACCTGTTTTGCGTTCCAAATTTAGACACGAAATACTAAAATAACCAATACTTTGTTTTTATAGTCAACTATAACTATAAGTTATGTTTGTATATTATGGAGAACAAATCCGTATAACCCCTAATTTCTAAACTCTAGTTTCTAGCCTCTATATGGAACTTCGTCATTTACGATATTTTTTAGCAGTTGCCCATGAGCAGAATTTTACGGCGGCGGCAAACTTGATGTGTGTTTCCCAGCCGGCTCTTTCAAAGCAGATCAAGGATCTAGAAGAAGAAATAGGGAAGTCCCTCTTTGTGCGCAGCTCCAAGAACGTTCTTCTTACGGAGGCAGGGATGTTCCTTAGACAGCGCGCCGAGGAAATTCTGGATTTGTCGAATAGAACCTTGATGGAGCTGAAGGCGGATGAAGAGGAAGTCATCGGAGAAATTAATGTGGTCTGTGGCGAAATTGAGGCGGTCTCCTTTATTGCGGGCGCCATCAAGAAAATGAATCGGCAGTACCCTCGAGTAAAGTTTAACATGACCACCGGTGACGAAGAGACCGTCCGTTATCAGCTGGATAAGGGCGTTGCCGATTTCGGCATGTTCGTTGACTTGACGGTTCTCCCTGGATATGAAAGCGTTTCTGTTCCCATCGTTTCGCCTTGGGGGGTTATGACCTGGAAAGGAAATTCCCTTGCAAAAAAGAAATTTGCAACACCTAGGGACTTGCTCCATATTCCGCTGTTTATTTCTAGGCAGATGTTGAACAACAATACCTTGACAACTTGGCTGGGTTACAGTGCCGACAAGCTGAATATTGTCGGCACCAACGATATGCTTTACAATGCGTCAAAGCTTGCCGAAGCGGAGGTGGCGAGTATTGTGACCATTGATGGCATTGTGAATACCAGGGGGACGAAGCTTTGCTTTGTTCCCTTCAAGCCGTTTTTTCCCATCAAGGTTTCCGTTGCCTGGAAAAAGAAACAGGCCTTGAGCAAGGCCTGCGAAAAATTCCTGGAGATTATAAAGGAATAATTTTGTCACGTTTTGCAAGAATACTAGAACGTCACTAACAATCCTGCCGCGTTGGGGCTAGCAAAGAATGATATGTGATCTGGAGATTCTCCGTCACGAAGTTTCTTGAAGTTGTTACCCACGGTACGACCAATAAGAAATCCGGTGATGGCTCCTGCAAAGATGTCGCTTGCCCAGTGGGCCATGAAGGACATGCTGACGCCCACCATGACAGAATAGCCGATGGCTCCCGCGAGGATGTAGTTGTTGTCTGGGTGGAGCGTTGCCAGGGTGACGGCCATGGCGGTGGCTGTTGCCGTGTGTCCGCTGGGCCAGCCGTTAAAGATTCCACCACGCCAGAATCCAAAACGGAATCCGTCACTGTAATCGTCCTGGAAATCTTCGTCGCCGTCCGCGGCTTCCCTAACGTGCGGGGGAATGCGTCCGGTAAACGCCTTGATGACGGAAGTGTAGCCCCAGCCGAGTAGGGCCGCCTGGCCCATGGCAAGTCCGTCGAATTGAATGTCGTGATTGTCGCTGCCGTAGTACATGGCGAGAGGAACTGCGAAGGGAGCAAAGGATCCGATGATTCCGCCGGGAAGTGTTGCAATCGTTGACGCGGTCTCATGTCGGACACAGAAACGGTTCCACTTCCAGTCGATTCCGCTTTCTATAAACCCGTAGGTGCCGCCGGCTGCTGCAACCCAGGGAAGGCCGTATCCGTAGGTAAGAACGCCTAGGGTGTTCCAGCCGATGTCGTGGAAGAGGGTAGCGAACAGCGGGATGCGCTGTCTTGTTTCGTCAACGCTTTCTGCAGCAAAAGCCTGGCAGCTTACTGCAAAAAGGATTGTGAACAAAATCTTCCTCATGAAGATTAAATTCCGTCGATTTCTACAACTTTCTTGTTGTTGGTGCTGCCAATGACAACCCGTACATCACGCTTGTGAACCTTGAAGTGTTCAGCCAGGAGTTCACAGATGGCTTCGTTTGCCGCGCCCTCTACAGGAGGGGCCTTGACTTCTACCTTGAAGCTTCCGTCGGGTTGAGGCGTTACGGACTCTCGCTTACTGCGGGCGTGTACCTTGATATTGATTCGCATTAGGCCAGAACGTTTCCCATGGGAGGAACCTGGCGCTTGGGCTGCTGGCTCAGGGCTTCAAGTTCCTTCTGGTCGTTTTCCATGGCTGCCA from the Fibrobacter sp. genome contains:
- a CDS encoding flavodoxin family protein; this encodes MKVLLINGSPRKNGNTFTALNEAAEQLKKNGIDSEIVWIGNKAVRGCIACNVCKTKGNCRCAFDEDICNEVIAKMETSDALIVGSPVYWGQPNGSVLSLIQRMAYAAGAYFQGKPAAAVCVCRRGGASAAFQTLQMPFQMLNMPIVTSQYWNIAYGRNEAESAQDTEGMQTMRTLANNMAFMLKKFATGTAEVEAKEPWQPMNFVR
- a CDS encoding aldo/keto reductase, translating into MNMKNLLSSFLVASATFLLGCSSESVAAKNVESEPQVSGGEAVPSANTIKLNSGYSMPVLGLGTWTMSDSFASDAVYEAIKMGYRLFDTAEYYGNEKGVGEGVRRAIKDGLVKREDVFVTTKVMPGYYRNPEKAIDESNETLGLDYIDLMLVHQSGPNDDGVYKALEKGVAAGKIRSIGISNYYTAEEFERVTAGAKIKPAVVQNENHPLYQNTEFQKYVAKYGTVVESYYPLGGRGNTQKTLGNSTLKEIAKAHGKTAAQVDLRWHIQAGYIAIPGIDSLKYLEENFNIFDIELSAEEMKKIGGMDTGRRFENW
- a CDS encoding alpha/beta hydrolase, whose translation is MNITTKIAAGIGIALGTALFTACCDKNDASQASAKTNYSANETTMAQNEKLELTQEWDKVFKKSEKVDHKKVTFANNFGITLAADMYIPKDASLAANGKFPAIAVSGPFGAVKEQSSGLYAQTMAEKGFLSIAFDPSFTGESSGMPRRVASPDINTEDFMAAVDFLGAQENVDAERIGIIGICGWGGIALNAAAADTRIKATVASTMYDMTRVGGNGYFDSADNEEARYEGRKALAAQRVKDRAAGSYLRAGGVVDPLPDDAPYFVKDYFAYYKTPRGYHKRSGNSNDGWNATGTQAYANARFLRYTNEIRSAVLVMHGDKAHSFYFGKDAYKYMVEGNPAAGIKANPNPSNKELLVIPGASHVDLYDNMEKIPFAKLDEFFKTNLK
- a CDS encoding maltose O-acetyltransferase, which codes for MSIEEFREYMASGKPVIAGSDVHQQMHRYSQEALRITAEINSRYHEPEELRKLLSDLWGIAVPESTGMFPPFNTDCGKNTFIGENVFINSGCKFQDQGGIRIGNGVLFGHNVTLCTINHNQDPEHRGDMVFKPIHIEDNVWIGAGAIILPGVTIGYGAIVAAAAVVTKNVEPKTVVAGVPAKKIKDIKV
- a CDS encoding LysR family transcriptional regulator; translated protein: MELRHLRYFLAVAHEQNFTAAANLMCVSQPALSKQIKDLEEEIGKSLFVRSSKNVLLTEAGMFLRQRAEEILDLSNRTLMELKADEEEVIGEINVVCGEIEAVSFIAGAIKKMNRQYPRVKFNMTTGDEETVRYQLDKGVADFGMFVDLTVLPGYESVSVPIVSPWGVMTWKGNSLAKKKFATPRDLLHIPLFISRQMLNNNTLTTWLGYSADKLNIVGTNDMLYNASKLAEAEVASIVTIDGIVNTRGTKLCFVPFKPFFPIKVSVAWKKKQALSKACEKFLEIIKE
- a CDS encoding phosphatase PAP2 family protein → MFTILFAVSCQAFAAESVDETRQRIPLFATLFHDIGWNTLGVLTYGYGLPWVAAAGGTYGFIESGIDWKWNRFCVRHETASTIATLPGGIIGSFAPFAVPLAMYYGSDNHDIQFDGLAMGQAALLGWGYTSVIKAFTGRIPPHVREAADGDEDFQDDYSDGFRFGFWRGGIFNGWPSGHTATATAMAVTLATLHPDNNYILAGAIGYSVMVGVSMSFMAHWASDIFAGAITGFLIGRTVGNNFKKLRDGESPDHISFFASPNAAGLLVTF
- a CDS encoding DUF167 domain-containing protein, with product MRINIKVHARSKRESVTPQPDGSFKVEVKAPPVEGAANEAICELLAEHFKVHKRDVRVVIGSTNNKKVVEIDGI